A single genomic interval of Oryzomonas sagensis harbors:
- a CDS encoding YkgJ family cysteine cluster protein has translation MKELLGRYGALLREVDRWFDGCIQRHGDQIACHRGCSACCRGLFDITVLDALYLRSGIDALPEAVQCSLRQKATERLASLSACNPSFVEPWILNRIPEEEWEELMPEEDETPCLLLAEDGSCLVYEHRPMTCRLNGIPLLDTSGEALMDEWCTLNFTGIDVAQLEDLRHPFLDLFAQELLLFRELTRRLLGDAVNELDTFIPAAVVLDAGMIGALRRK, from the coding sequence ATGAAAGAACTGTTGGGACGCTATGGAGCACTGCTGCGGGAGGTGGATCGCTGGTTCGACGGCTGCATCCAGCGCCATGGGGACCAGATTGCGTGCCACCGTGGCTGTTCGGCCTGTTGCCGGGGGCTGTTCGACATCACGGTGCTCGACGCCCTCTATCTGCGTAGCGGTATCGACGCACTGCCGGAAGCCGTGCAGTGCTCCCTGCGTCAGAAGGCGACGGAACGCCTGGCCTCGCTGTCCGCCTGCAATCCCTCCTTTGTCGAACCGTGGATTCTCAACCGCATCCCGGAGGAGGAGTGGGAGGAACTGATGCCGGAAGAGGATGAAACGCCGTGCCTGCTCCTGGCTGAAGACGGGAGTTGCCTGGTCTACGAGCACCGCCCCATGACTTGCCGCTTGAACGGCATCCCGCTTTTGGACACCTCGGGCGAGGCGCTGATGGACGAATGGTGTACCCTGAATTTCACGGGCATCGATGTTGCGCAGCTTGAGGATCTCCGCCACCCCTTTCTGGATCTGTTCGCCCAGGAACTGCTCCTGTTCCGGGAGCTTACCCGCAGGCTGCTGGGGGACGCGGTCAATGAACTGGATACCTTCATCCCGGCGGCGGTGGTGCTCGATGCGGGGATGATCGGGGCGCTGCGGCGGAAATAA
- a CDS encoding polysaccharide deacetylase family protein gives MTAPLSMRLVLRCCLAALLLLLSGCAATVPHWRSDAYASFNAALAAAADSPAPEETDTVRRTLELADRYYKSGMIEEADSLYRLAGLKSRLLSRALLAAQLRQGAGVAVDPDGSGQRGADVAVADEIVSLSDAVADEQRRDDPVGRTPAAMAGQPDRAVQGADSGRTSLPHPHDGSFPGVKPFAVPPLNVAPKAGIPSQARPRTGPGRSIIYLTFDDGPSRLTLPIATYLKSQGIRATFFVLGCNVKGHEKTVTSLVAMGHRVASHTFSHNLHKLKASFARNTSEIGRTASLIDRLGGDGRMVRIPYGASGRKLVSRVAAEGAQIFTWDIDSYDSTKRGAHNRRLIEKAVLGQLAKNERKHAIVLFHDGSGHDATLAALKDLIPILKERGYGFGLLSHNDKLASLSAPGGTAP, from the coding sequence GTGACAGCGCCACTGTCCATGCGGCTCGTGTTGAGATGCTGTCTGGCGGCGCTCCTGCTGTTGCTCTCCGGCTGTGCCGCCACGGTCCCCCACTGGCGTAGCGACGCCTATGCCAGCTTCAACGCGGCCCTTGCCGCGGCCGCCGATTCTCCGGCGCCCGAAGAAACCGACACGGTGCGTCGCACCCTGGAACTTGCCGACCGGTATTACAAGAGCGGCATGATCGAGGAAGCCGACAGCCTGTACCGTCTTGCCGGTCTGAAGAGCCGCCTGTTGTCCCGCGCCCTCCTTGCCGCTCAACTGCGTCAGGGGGCCGGCGTGGCTGTGGACCCGGATGGCAGCGGTCAGCGCGGAGCGGACGTGGCCGTGGCCGACGAGATCGTTTCCTTGAGCGATGCCGTAGCGGACGAACAGCGCCGTGACGACCCTGTCGGGAGAACCCCGGCGGCAATGGCAGGGCAACCGGACCGGGCCGTTCAAGGGGCGGATTCAGGTCGCACGTCCCTCCCGCACCCCCATGATGGATCGTTCCCCGGCGTCAAGCCATTCGCCGTGCCCCCTCTCAACGTTGCGCCCAAGGCCGGGATCCCATCCCAGGCACGCCCGCGAACCGGTCCGGGGCGCAGCATCATCTACCTTACCTTCGACGACGGCCCTTCGCGCCTGACGTTGCCGATTGCTACCTACCTGAAATCCCAAGGCATACGGGCTACGTTTTTTGTGCTCGGCTGCAATGTCAAGGGGCATGAAAAGACCGTTACCTCGCTGGTCGCCATGGGGCACCGGGTTGCCAGCCATACGTTTTCCCATAATCTCCATAAGCTCAAGGCCTCCTTCGCCAGGAATACCAGCGAGATCGGCCGGACGGCCTCCCTGATCGACCGTCTGGGCGGCGATGGCCGCATGGTGAGGATCCCCTACGGCGCTTCGGGCAGAAAGCTGGTGTCCCGGGTGGCCGCCGAAGGTGCCCAGATCTTTACCTGGGATATCGACAGTTATGATTCCACCAAGCGGGGAGCCCACAACCGCCGCCTCATAGAGAAGGCGGTGCTGGGGCAACTGGCCAAAAATGAACGCAAGCATGCCATTGTGCTCTTCCATGACGGTTCCGGCCATGATGCGACCCTGGCGGCACTGAAGGACTTGATACCCATCCTCAAGGAGCGGGGATATGGTTTCGGGCTTCTTTCCCACAACGACAAGCTGGCGAGTTTATCCGCTCCGGGAGGTACAGCACCATGA
- a CDS encoding chemotaxis protein CheX produces the protein MSGISFEEIMFTIMSATQDTFKSYMNIDLLAGKVEKKVGAVDSDVTGIVGVAGDRVGYIIFATDKKTAQCVAKELLMVDEADDECIRDAVGELANNIAGVFKTKYHEQYGSVALGLPLVVSGQLRAISEPPDPNEGTSINVQCKGVTIPFTTASGAINIKVMVYM, from the coding sequence TTGTCCGGAATATCCTTTGAAGAGATTATGTTCACCATCATGTCCGCCACCCAGGATACCTTCAAAAGTTACATGAACATCGACCTGCTGGCCGGCAAGGTCGAAAAGAAGGTGGGTGCGGTGGATTCGGATGTGACCGGCATCGTGGGCGTGGCCGGGGACCGGGTCGGCTACATCATCTTTGCCACCGACAAGAAGACGGCCCAGTGCGTCGCCAAGGAGTTATTGATGGTGGACGAGGCCGACGACGAGTGCATCCGCGATGCGGTCGGCGAACTGGCAAACAACATTGCCGGTGTGTTCAAGACAAAATACCACGAGCAGTACGGCAGCGTGGCCCTGGGACTGCCGCTGGTGGTTTCCGGCCAGTTGCGCGCCATTTCCGAACCGCCCGACCCCAATGAGGGCACCAGTATCAACGTGCAGTGCAAGGGCGTGACGATTCCCTTCACCACGGCCAGCGGCGCCATCAACATCAAAGTCATGGTGTATATGTAG
- the guaA gene encoding glutamine-hydrolyzing GMP synthase has protein sequence MTTDIHSQKILILDFGSQVTQLIARRIREQSVYCEIHPFNMSLEKIKSFDPQGIVLSGGPCSVYDADAPLSDQRIFELGVPVLGICYGMQLMTQQLGGRVERSDKREYGRSQLQIDDNGDLFSGFSGHEEVWMSHGDRIEEMPKGFGVIAHTDHSPVAAMKDGQRRFFGVQFHPEVVHTPRGDEMLGNFIFTVCGCKPTWTMAGFIETEIASIKEKVGTGKVICALSGGVDSSVVAVLIHKAIGDQLHCIFVNNGLLRKGEAEKVVNLFTKHFKINLDYVDASARFLEKLAGVSDPEKKRKIIGNEFIYLFEEKAAKLGQVDYLAQGTLYPDVIESVSTKGPSAVIKSHHNVGGLPERMNLKLLEPVRELFKDEVRLLGKELGMPDEVVHRQPFPGPGLAIRCIGELTAEKLEILREADAIVLEEIRKAGLYREIWQSFAVLLPVRTVGVMGDARTYDFTVALRAVNSLDGMTADWVKLPYELLGTISSRIINEVKGVNRVVYDISQKPPATIEWE, from the coding sequence ATGACCACCGATATCCATAGCCAGAAAATCCTGATTCTTGACTTCGGTTCCCAGGTGACTCAACTCATCGCCCGCCGCATCCGCGAGCAGAGCGTCTACTGCGAGATCCATCCCTTCAATATGTCCCTGGAAAAGATCAAGTCGTTCGATCCCCAGGGAATTGTGCTCTCCGGTGGGCCGTGCAGCGTCTATGACGCCGATGCGCCGCTCTCCGATCAGCGGATCTTTGAACTGGGGGTCCCGGTTCTGGGCATCTGTTACGGCATGCAACTCATGACCCAGCAGTTGGGCGGCCGGGTGGAACGCTCCGACAAACGGGAATACGGCCGCTCCCAATTGCAGATCGACGACAATGGCGATCTCTTCAGCGGCTTCAGCGGCCATGAAGAGGTGTGGATGTCCCACGGCGACCGCATCGAGGAGATGCCCAAAGGCTTCGGCGTCATCGCCCATACCGATCATTCGCCGGTCGCGGCCATGAAGGACGGACAGCGGCGCTTCTTCGGGGTGCAGTTCCATCCCGAGGTGGTGCACACGCCCCGCGGCGACGAGATGCTGGGCAACTTTATCTTCACGGTGTGCGGCTGCAAACCGACCTGGACCATGGCCGGCTTCATCGAGACCGAGATCGCGTCGATCAAGGAAAAGGTCGGAACGGGCAAGGTGATCTGCGCCCTGTCCGGCGGGGTCGATTCCTCGGTCGTGGCGGTACTGATCCACAAGGCCATCGGCGACCAGCTCCACTGCATCTTCGTCAACAATGGCCTGCTGCGCAAGGGGGAGGCCGAGAAGGTCGTCAACCTCTTTACCAAGCATTTCAAGATCAATCTGGACTATGTGGATGCGTCGGCCCGTTTTCTGGAAAAGCTGGCGGGTGTCAGCGATCCGGAGAAAAAACGCAAGATCATCGGCAACGAGTTCATCTACCTGTTCGAGGAAAAGGCCGCCAAGCTGGGACAGGTGGATTACCTGGCTCAGGGGACGCTCTATCCGGACGTGATCGAGTCGGTCTCCACCAAGGGGCCGTCGGCGGTCATCAAGAGCCACCACAACGTGGGCGGCCTGCCGGAACGCATGAACCTGAAGCTGCTGGAACCGGTGCGGGAACTCTTCAAGGATGAGGTCAGGCTGCTGGGCAAGGAGTTGGGGATGCCGGACGAGGTGGTCCACCGTCAACCGTTCCCCGGTCCGGGGCTTGCCATCCGCTGCATCGGCGAGTTGACCGCGGAAAAGCTGGAAATCCTGCGCGAGGCGGACGCCATCGTGCTGGAAGAGATCCGCAAGGCCGGTCTGTACCGGGAGATCTGGCAATCCTTCGCCGTGCTCCTGCCGGTGCGGACGGTGGGCGTCATGGGCGACGCCCGCACCTATGATTTTACCGTGGCGCTCCGGGCGGTCAATTCCCTGGACGGCATGACCGCCGATTGGGTCAAACTGCCCTACGAGCTTCTGGGCACCATTTCTTCACGCATCATCAACGAGGTCAAAGGGGTCAACCGGGTGGTGTACGACATCAGCCAGAAGCCGCCTGCAACCATCGAGTGGGAGTAG
- the guaB gene encoding IMP dehydrogenase, protein MPYDKLTEGLTFDDVLLVPAHSLVLPRDVNLSTRLSRNIPLNIPLVSAAMDTVTEARTAICMAREGGLGIVHKNLSIEAQAQEVDKVKKSESGMIVDPITMRPNQKISEALDIMSRYRISGVPITKPNGKLVGILTNRDLRFETDYDLLISARMTKRNLVTVPVGTTLEQAKEHLKHTRVEKLLVVDDDHNLKGLITIKDIEKVKKYPNACKDSLGRLRVGAAVGITAEMEARMEALIRAGVDVIVIDTAHGHSQGVIDAVIRAKSTFPGVEIIAGNIATAEAAEALIKAGADGIKVGIGPGSICTTRMVAGVGVPQITAIHECSRVAHKHGVPVIADGGIKYSGDLPKAISAGADSIMIGSLFAGTEESPGDTILYQGRTYKSYRGMGSIGAMKDGSKDRYFQSDVGEDVKLVPEGIEGMVPLRGPLSANIHQLMGGLRSGMGYTGCGSIPDMQERSRFIRITGAGLKESHVHDVTITKEAPNYRVGN, encoded by the coding sequence ATGCCCTACGACAAGTTAACGGAAGGTCTTACCTTTGACGATGTCCTCCTTGTGCCTGCCCACTCTCTTGTTTTGCCCCGCGATGTCAACCTCTCCACCCGCCTGTCCCGCAACATCCCCCTGAACATACCGCTGGTCAGCGCCGCCATGGATACGGTTACCGAAGCCCGCACCGCCATCTGTATGGCTCGTGAAGGCGGTCTCGGCATCGTTCACAAGAATCTCAGCATCGAGGCCCAGGCCCAGGAAGTCGACAAGGTCAAGAAAAGCGAATCGGGGATGATCGTTGACCCGATTACCATGCGGCCCAACCAGAAGATCAGCGAAGCGCTGGACATCATGTCGCGCTACCGCATCTCCGGCGTGCCGATCACCAAGCCGAACGGCAAGCTGGTGGGGATTCTCACCAACCGGGACCTGCGTTTCGAAACCGATTACGACCTCTTGATCTCGGCCCGCATGACCAAGCGCAATCTGGTGACCGTGCCGGTGGGCACCACCCTTGAACAAGCCAAGGAACACCTCAAGCATACCAGGGTCGAAAAGCTGCTGGTGGTTGACGATGATCACAATCTCAAAGGGTTGATCACCATCAAGGATATCGAGAAGGTCAAGAAATACCCCAACGCTTGCAAGGACAGCCTGGGCCGCCTGCGGGTCGGCGCGGCGGTCGGCATCACGGCCGAGATGGAGGCCCGGATGGAGGCCCTGATCAGGGCCGGGGTCGACGTTATTGTCATAGATACCGCCCATGGCCACTCCCAGGGGGTAATCGACGCCGTGATCCGGGCCAAATCGACCTTCCCCGGTGTCGAGATCATTGCCGGCAACATCGCCACGGCCGAGGCGGCCGAGGCGTTGATCAAGGCGGGCGCCGACGGCATCAAGGTCGGGATTGGCCCCGGCTCCATCTGTACCACGCGCATGGTGGCCGGCGTGGGCGTGCCGCAGATCACCGCCATTCACGAGTGTTCGCGGGTTGCCCACAAACACGGCGTGCCGGTCATTGCCGATGGCGGCATCAAGTATTCCGGCGATCTGCCCAAGGCGATTTCGGCGGGCGCCGACAGCATCATGATCGGTTCGCTCTTTGCCGGGACCGAGGAGTCGCCGGGCGATACGATCCTCTACCAGGGGAGAACCTACAAGAGCTATCGCGGCATGGGCTCCATCGGGGCCATGAAGGACGGCAGCAAGGACCGCTATTTCCAATCGGACGTGGGCGAGGATGTCAAACTGGTGCCGGAGGGGATCGAGGGGATGGTGCCGCTGCGCGGACCGCTTTCGGCCAATATCCACCAGTTGATGGGCGGCCTGCGGTCGGGTATGGGCTATACCGGCTGCGGCTCGATCCCGGATATGCAGGAGCGGAGCCGCTTCATCCGCATCACCGGCGCGGGTCTCAAGGAATCCCATGTGCATGACGTGACGATTACGAAAGAGGCCCCGAATTACCGGGTCGGCAATTAG
- a CDS encoding M42 family metallopeptidase — protein MRKESLAFLEKLLDAPSPSGYEQPAQRVFRDYVAPYCDELTTDVMGNVFARISGKGKDLPRVMIVGHTDEIGLQVKYIDDKGFLYFAAVGGVDAHLTAGKRVNVHTAGGPLAGVIGKKPIHLMDAKDRETVVKLESQYIDIGAKDKKEAQKLVRVGDAVTFESAFTRLAGDRVSSRGFDDKAGCFVVAEVLRLVAAGKKKLAVDLYGVSSVQEEIGLRGGTTSCYAVNPDVGICVEVDFATDQPDVEKKHNGEVALGKGPILTRGANINPHLFDLLSAAADKEKIDVQHTANPRATGTDANVMQISRNGVATALVKIPLRYMHTPVETVSLGDLEDAAKLIVAALERIASREEFIPR, from the coding sequence ATGCGTAAAGAATCACTGGCATTTCTGGAAAAACTTCTCGACGCCCCGAGTCCTTCCGGCTACGAACAGCCGGCCCAGCGGGTCTTTCGCGACTATGTCGCCCCCTACTGCGACGAGTTGACCACCGACGTGATGGGCAATGTCTTTGCCCGCATCTCCGGCAAGGGTAAGGACCTGCCGCGGGTCATGATCGTGGGGCATACCGACGAGATCGGCCTGCAGGTCAAGTACATCGACGACAAAGGGTTCCTCTACTTCGCTGCCGTGGGCGGGGTGGATGCCCACTTGACGGCCGGCAAGCGGGTCAATGTCCATACTGCTGGCGGCCCTCTGGCGGGCGTGATCGGCAAGAAACCGATCCATCTGATGGACGCCAAGGACCGGGAGACCGTGGTCAAGCTGGAGTCCCAGTACATCGATATCGGCGCCAAGGATAAGAAGGAGGCCCAGAAGCTGGTGAGGGTCGGCGATGCGGTCACGTTCGAGAGCGCCTTCACCCGTTTGGCGGGGGACCGGGTGTCGTCGCGCGGCTTCGACGACAAGGCGGGCTGCTTCGTGGTGGCCGAGGTGCTGCGTCTGGTGGCGGCCGGCAAGAAAAAACTGGCCGTGGATCTCTACGGCGTTTCATCCGTCCAGGAGGAAATCGGCCTGCGGGGCGGCACCACCAGTTGCTATGCCGTCAACCCGGACGTAGGTATCTGTGTCGAGGTGGATTTTGCCACCGATCAGCCGGATGTGGAAAAGAAGCACAACGGCGAGGTAGCCTTGGGCAAAGGGCCGATCCTGACCCGCGGGGCCAATATCAACCCCCATCTCTTCGACCTGCTCTCCGCAGCGGCCGACAAGGAAAAGATCGACGTACAGCACACCGCCAATCCCCGGGCCACTGGCACCGACGCCAACGTCATGCAGATCTCCCGCAACGGTGTGGCCACGGCCCTGGTCAAGATCCCGCTCCGTTACATGCACACGCCGGTGGAAACCGTTTCCCTGGGGGATCTTGAGGATGCCGCCAAGCTCATCGTGGCGGCGTTGGAAAGGATTGCGTCCCGGGAGGAGTTCATCCCGCGCTGA
- a CDS encoding elongator complex protein 3 yields MRAVTVPFFISHQGCPHACVFCDQRVISGSCGTLPSRQQISTTIGSWQRSAAGRPLEVAFFGGSFSALPEQVQDELLAPVQSFLENGVVRSVRVSTRPDCLDGATARRLAGQGVTVVEIGVQSMDDGVLALSGRGHDAAASEAALRCLREQGLVAGAQLMPGLPGDTPAAAFRSLERVIAAGADFVRFYPVVVLAGTPLARSYQTGEYHPLDLEQGIALCKQLLHRAMRDGIDVIRIGLQAGDGLNSATVLAGCWHPALGQLVRSELYFDLVRQIAAAVPDDAPFSVTCHPARVSDVIGQKRRNLMRLRPSGIPVRVVPDDSLLLEEVTVEYFGQCFKGNIVTDLNYNISEV; encoded by the coding sequence GTGAGAGCGGTCACGGTTCCCTTCTTCATCAGTCACCAGGGGTGCCCCCACGCGTGTGTATTCTGTGACCAGCGCGTCATTTCCGGCTCCTGCGGCACTCTGCCGAGCCGGCAGCAGATTAGCACCACCATCGGTTCCTGGCAGCGTTCCGCCGCCGGGCGCCCCCTGGAGGTGGCCTTTTTCGGCGGCAGTTTTTCCGCCCTGCCGGAACAGGTGCAGGATGAGTTGCTGGCCCCTGTTCAGTCCTTTCTGGAAAACGGCGTTGTGCGGTCGGTCAGGGTCTCCACCCGGCCGGACTGTCTGGATGGCGCTACGGCGCGCCGCCTGGCCGGCCAAGGTGTCACTGTCGTCGAGATCGGCGTGCAGTCCATGGATGACGGCGTCCTGGCGCTGAGCGGCCGGGGGCATGACGCGGCCGCATCCGAGGCTGCTCTGCGCTGCCTCAGGGAACAGGGCCTGGTTGCCGGGGCCCAGTTGATGCCCGGCCTTCCGGGCGATACTCCCGCCGCTGCGTTCAGGTCGCTGGAGCGGGTAATCGCAGCCGGGGCGGATTTTGTGCGGTTCTACCCGGTAGTGGTGCTGGCGGGGACACCGTTGGCCCGGAGTTATCAAACGGGCGAATACCACCCCCTGGATTTGGAACAGGGCATTGCGCTCTGCAAGCAGCTTCTGCATCGCGCCATGCGGGATGGGATTGATGTCATCCGCATCGGCCTCCAGGCCGGCGATGGGTTGAACAGCGCAACGGTGCTGGCCGGTTGCTGGCACCCGGCGCTCGGTCAGTTGGTGCGTTCGGAGTTGTATTTTGATCTGGTGCGGCAGATCGCAGCGGCTGTGCCCGACGATGCGCCTTTCAGTGTGACCTGCCATCCTGCGCGGGTCTCGGACGTGATCGGCCAAAAACGGCGCAACTTGATGCGCCTGCGGCCATCCGGCATCCCTGTCAGGGTTGTCCCTGATGATTCGCTTTTGCTGGAAGAAGTTACGGTTGAATACTTTGGGCAATGCTTTAAAGGCAATATTGTAACAGATTTGAATTACAACATCAGCGAGGTGTAA
- the rnc gene encoding ribonuclease III: protein MTIDYTRLEERLAYLFKDRSLACRALTHPSWQHECNEAGGDDYQRLEFLGDAVLGMVLAEMLYSRFPGWHEGDLSRSRAHLAGQGTLANLARSLELGGFIRLGRGEEQTSGRSKDSILSDVLEALIAAVYQDGGLEAARALVSRLFSNLLAAPDSREVGRDAKSELQELLSARSLPPPEYRLSAESGPPHDRLFHFQLLVGGDVMGEGEGRSKKTAQQAAAAQALERLSSNRER from the coding sequence GTGACGATAGATTACACCCGTTTGGAAGAACGGCTTGCATACCTTTTCAAGGACCGCAGCCTGGCGTGCCGCGCCCTGACCCATCCTTCCTGGCAGCATGAGTGCAATGAGGCGGGCGGTGACGATTATCAGCGCCTGGAATTCCTCGGCGATGCCGTGTTGGGCATGGTGCTGGCCGAGATGCTCTATTCCCGTTTCCCCGGCTGGCATGAAGGGGACCTCTCCCGTTCTCGGGCCCATCTGGCAGGGCAGGGGACTCTGGCAAACCTGGCCCGTTCCCTTGAACTTGGCGGTTTTATTCGTCTCGGGCGGGGCGAGGAGCAAACCTCGGGCCGCAGCAAGGACTCGATCCTGTCGGATGTCCTTGAGGCCCTGATCGCCGCAGTCTATCAGGATGGGGGATTGGAAGCCGCCCGTGCCCTGGTGTCGCGCCTGTTCAGCAACCTGCTTGCCGCCCCCGACAGCCGGGAGGTCGGGCGGGATGCCAAGAGCGAGTTACAGGAACTGCTCTCGGCCAGAAGCCTGCCGCCGCCGGAATACCGGCTGAGCGCAGAGTCCGGCCCTCCCCACGACCGGCTGTTCCATTTTCAGTTGCTGGTGGGGGGGGACGTGATGGGGGAGGGCGAGGGCCGGTCGAAAAAAACAGCCCAGCAGGCCGCGGCTGCACAGGCGTTGGAACGGCTTTCATCCAATCGGGAACGCTGA
- the tmk gene encoding dTMP kinase, translating to MGYFITFEGIEGCGKTTQIKLLAEHLRAAGRRVTQTREPGGCAIADQIRRILLDADNRAMLPHAELLLYAAARAQHVGEVVKPALDAGGVVLCDRFTDATIAYQSNGRGIDRETVDTLNTLACGGVRPDLTLLIDCEPVQGLERARRRIDASSGPREERFELEALAFHQRVRDGYLALAAGEPHRFLIVNGSDTIERIAAAIARQVVSRMEEQHHAVR from the coding sequence GTGGGCTATTTCATCACATTCGAAGGCATCGAGGGGTGCGGCAAAACCACCCAGATCAAGCTGTTGGCCGAACATCTGAGGGCAGCCGGCCGGCGTGTCACACAGACACGGGAGCCGGGCGGCTGTGCCATTGCCGACCAGATTCGCCGTATCCTACTGGACGCCGACAACCGCGCCATGCTGCCCCACGCCGAGCTTTTACTCTACGCCGCTGCCCGTGCCCAGCATGTGGGCGAGGTCGTCAAGCCGGCCCTGGATGCGGGGGGCGTGGTGCTGTGCGACCGCTTCACCGACGCGACCATCGCCTATCAGAGCAACGGCAGGGGTATCGACCGCGAGACCGTCGACACCCTGAACACCCTGGCATGCGGAGGGGTGCGCCCCGACCTGACCCTGCTGATCGATTGCGAACCGGTTCAGGGTCTTGAGCGGGCGCGCCGCAGGATAGATGCCTCCAGCGGCCCCCGTGAGGAGCGTTTTGAGTTGGAGGCCCTGGCCTTTCACCAGCGGGTCAGGGACGGTTACCTGGCCCTGGCTGCCGGAGAGCCGCACCGTTTCCTGATTGTGAACGGCAGCGATACGATTGAGCGGATCGCCGCCGCCATCGCCCGGCAGGTGGTCTCGCGCATGGAGGAACAGCACCATGCCGTTCGCTGA
- the holB gene encoding DNA polymerase III subunit delta': MPFADIIGHERVVEVFRRALRSGKTSHSYLFEGPAGCGRKTTARALVQAMFCTEREDDACGVCASCRKVAAGSHADIHYIEPDGQFIKIEQVRELQRDLSMRPYEAPRKACIIESAERFNPSAGNSLLKTLEEPPGNAIIILLTENAGMLLPTIRSRCQLIRFSALSTENVRLLLEQHSMAPETAELLAPMSGGSIQRAQELDNDTLGNRKETLLARLSALDRNRIATIFDASEELGTSRDETLETLDMLISFMQDTAHLAAGSNAIVNAAVRPALEGFAAKWPLQRTLQILEDSMETRRAVQRNANSKLALDRLFMRIAATAC, encoded by the coding sequence ATGCCGTTCGCTGACATCATAGGGCATGAGCGGGTTGTGGAGGTATTCCGCCGCGCGCTCCGATCCGGGAAGACCTCCCACTCCTACCTGTTCGAGGGGCCGGCCGGCTGTGGCCGCAAGACGACCGCCCGCGCCCTGGTGCAGGCAATGTTCTGCACGGAGCGGGAGGACGACGCCTGCGGCGTTTGCGCCTCGTGCCGCAAGGTGGCTGCCGGTTCCCATGCCGACATCCATTACATCGAACCGGACGGCCAGTTCATCAAGATCGAACAGGTCAGGGAGCTGCAGCGCGACTTGTCCATGCGCCCCTACGAGGCGCCGCGCAAGGCCTGCATCATCGAGTCGGCCGAACGCTTCAACCCGTCAGCCGGCAATTCGCTGCTCAAGACCCTGGAAGAGCCGCCCGGCAATGCCATCATCATCCTGCTGACCGAGAACGCCGGCATGTTGCTGCCGACCATCCGTTCCCGCTGCCAGTTGATCCGTTTCTCGGCCCTATCCACCGAGAACGTTCGGCTGCTGCTGGAACAACACAGCATGGCTCCCGAGACGGCCGAACTGCTGGCCCCCATGTCCGGGGGGAGTATCCAGCGTGCTCAGGAGTTGGACAACGATACCCTGGGTAACCGCAAGGAGACCCTGTTGGCGCGCCTTTCCGCTCTTGACCGGAACAGGATCGCCACGATCTTCGACGCTTCCGAGGAATTGGGCACCAGCCGGGACGAGACCCTGGAAACCCTGGATATGCTCATCTCGTTCATGCAGGACACCGCCCACCTGGCAGCCGGCAGCAATGCCATCGTCAACGCGGCTGTTCGCCCGGCGCTGGAAGGCTTTGCCGCCAAATGGCCCCTGCAGCGGACGCTGCAGATACTGGAAGATAGCATGGAAACCCGGCGGGCGGTCCAGCGCAACGCCAACAGCAAGCTCGCCCTGGACCGGCTGTTCATGCGGATCGCCGCCACGGCGTGCTAA